The following are encoded in a window of Primulina eburnea isolate SZY01 chromosome 4, ASM2296580v1, whole genome shotgun sequence genomic DNA:
- the LOC140828964 gene encoding GPI-anchored protein LLG1-like translates to MLMTVYLSKNRLNYTPRIMGSCQMNCCLVFVLCLSLFTALSASTFISDGIFGSQILSERRLLQAKKPCPDNFEFQNYTIITSKCKGPQYPPNLCCPAFKDFSCPFADHLNDLSNDCASTMFSYINLYGKYPPGLFASECREGKLGLECPAVSPSASLSDKFANANGSCRMSELFPMLFLLAAFLVLSMQLI, encoded by the exons atgttgatgaccgTGTATCTTAGTAAGAATCGATTAAATTATACCCCGCGAATAATGGGTTCGTGTCAGATGAATTGTTGTTTGGTTTTTGTTCTTTGTTTGTCTCTTTTCACTGCCCTCTCAGCCTCCACTTTCATTTCAG ATGGTATATTTGGATCTCAAATTTTAAGTGAGAGGAGGCTTCTTCAGGCAAAGAAAC CTTGCCCTGACAACTTTGAGTTCCAGAACTACACCATCATCACCAGCAAGTGCAAGGGACCCCAATACCCGCCCAACCTATGCTGTCCGGCATTTAAAGATTTTTCCTGTCCATTTGCCGATCATTTGAATGACCTATCAAATGATTGTGCATCTACCATGTTCAGCTATATTAATCTTTATGGAAAGTACCCACCAGGTCTATTTGCCAGCGAGTGCCGAGAAGGGAAGCTGGGCCTAGAATGCCCTGCAGTATCACCATCAGCTTCACTGTCCGATAAATTTGCTAATGCAAATGGCAGTTGTAGAATGTCTGAACTTTTTCCAATGCTGTTTCTTCTAGCTGCTTTCCTTGTGTTGTCAATGCAGCTCATTTAA